The Deltaproteobacteria bacterium genome has a segment encoding these proteins:
- a CDS encoding DEAD/DEAH box helicase, with protein sequence MTFTPYHAKYFAHDLTRRASGGLDRLSMSLFDAAVDLNPHQIEAALFALESPLSKGVVLADEVGLGKTIEAGIVLCQFWAERKHRLLVLCPASLRKQWALEMEEKFNLPTLVLDAKAYREAQRSGRAPLTEKAVLIMSFNYANALRDEVKAIAWDLVVIDEAHKLRNAYRPSNKVGQGIRWATEDCRKLLLTATPLQNSLLELYGLSTLIDEHLFGDLNAFRAQYASAGSSITDLRQRLSGFCKRTLRNQVTEYISYTERRAITRPFTPSNDEHALYEAVSGFLQRPDSYALPQRQRHLTALILRKLLASSSLAIAATLDTLKARLEGLRDEQARNDPDLAERLIEAEEIEDDLLDEILADDVEAGASESAPVAIDRQKLREEIDILQRLATWARGIGIDTKTHTLLKALDIGFEQMSATGAARKALIFTESRRTQDYLKAFLESHGYGGQVVVFNGTNGGPEATVIYERWVEKNRDTGRSSGSRAVDVRTALIEHFRDEAAILLGTEAAAEGINLQFCSLVINYDLPWNPQRIEQRIGRCHRYGQRHDVVVINFLNERNEADRRVLELLGEKFSLFSGVFGASDEVLGSIESGVDFEKRILAIYQECRTPEEIDAAFRTLQAEMDESIRTRMDDTRRKLFEHFDEDVHQRLRLQLVDAKAQVDRVGQRFWSLTRFMLDGRACFDDGALAFDLNRPPREEIATGRYHLISKSHPRADEGGGEERSQFLYRISHPLGEYVVDAAKALETPPAQIVFDVSQHPTRIHAVEALRGKSGFLTLTRFVVDSYEREEYLLFSGFDESGASLDQETMEELFGCSGRVEGADAIPAAVHQRLPAEAERHAKATLSRSLEQNSVHFNQAREKLEKWADDMVLSAEKALADTKEQIKALRRQARQAVTLEEQHEIQEKIQKLERQQRRQRQEIFKVEDEIMEKRDGLIESLERRLAQKTETERLFTIRWTVE encoded by the coding sequence ATGACCTTCACGCCATACCACGCCAAGTATTTCGCTCATGACCTTACCCGGCGGGCCAGTGGCGGACTCGACCGGCTGTCCATGTCGCTGTTCGACGCGGCCGTCGATCTCAACCCGCATCAGATCGAGGCAGCGTTGTTCGCTCTCGAATCGCCACTTTCCAAGGGCGTAGTCCTGGCCGACGAGGTCGGCCTCGGAAAGACGATCGAGGCGGGCATCGTGCTGTGCCAGTTTTGGGCGGAACGTAAGCATCGGCTGCTAGTGCTTTGCCCTGCATCGCTGCGCAAACAATGGGCGCTGGAAATGGAGGAAAAGTTCAACCTGCCCACGCTGGTGCTTGACGCCAAGGCCTATCGCGAGGCGCAACGGAGCGGACGCGCGCCTTTGACCGAGAAGGCCGTGCTCATCATGTCCTTCAACTACGCGAACGCCCTGCGAGACGAGGTGAAGGCAATTGCCTGGGACCTCGTCGTCATTGACGAAGCCCACAAGCTCCGTAACGCCTACCGGCCGAGCAATAAGGTCGGCCAGGGCATCCGCTGGGCTACCGAGGATTGCCGCAAGCTCCTGCTGACCGCTACGCCGCTGCAGAACTCGCTGCTGGAGCTGTATGGCCTCTCGACCTTGATCGACGAGCACCTGTTTGGGGATCTCAACGCCTTCCGCGCCCAGTACGCCAGCGCCGGCAGCAGCATCACTGACCTGCGCCAGCGCCTCTCGGGATTCTGCAAGCGCACGCTGCGCAACCAGGTCACCGAATACATCAGTTACACCGAGCGGCGGGCCATCACGCGACCGTTCACGCCGAGCAACGACGAGCATGCGCTCTACGAGGCGGTGTCAGGATTCCTGCAGCGCCCCGACAGCTACGCGCTCCCGCAACGCCAGCGTCACCTGACCGCCCTCATCTTGCGCAAGCTGCTGGCGTCGTCTTCGCTAGCCATCGCCGCCACGCTCGACACACTCAAGGCCCGACTGGAGGGTCTTCGTGACGAGCAGGCACGGAACGATCCCGATCTCGCCGAGCGCCTGATCGAAGCGGAAGAGATCGAAGACGACCTGCTTGACGAGATCCTCGCGGACGACGTCGAGGCCGGCGCATCCGAGTCCGCGCCCGTCGCCATCGACCGGCAGAAGCTGCGCGAGGAGATCGACATTCTGCAGCGACTCGCCACCTGGGCGCGTGGCATCGGCATCGACACCAAGACGCACACGTTGCTCAAGGCGCTGGACATCGGCTTCGAGCAGATGTCCGCGACGGGCGCGGCGCGCAAGGCGTTGATCTTTACCGAGTCGCGCCGCACCCAGGATTACCTGAAGGCCTTCCTCGAATCCCACGGCTACGGCGGCCAGGTGGTGGTCTTCAACGGCACCAACGGCGGGCCGGAAGCGACCGTGATCTACGAGCGCTGGGTCGAGAAGAACCGGGATACCGGCCGTTCTTCGGGCTCGCGCGCTGTTGATGTGCGCACCGCGCTCATCGAGCACTTCCGCGACGAAGCGGCGATCCTGCTCGGCACCGAGGCGGCGGCCGAAGGCATTAACCTGCAGTTCTGCTCGTTGGTCATCAATTACGACCTGCCGTGGAACCCGCAGCGCATCGAGCAACGCATCGGCCGCTGCCACCGCTATGGGCAAAGGCACGACGTAGTGGTCATCAATTTCCTGAACGAACGCAACGAGGCCGATCGCCGTGTCCTTGAGCTGCTGGGCGAGAAGTTCAGCCTCTTCAGCGGCGTCTTCGGTGCCTCCGACGAGGTGCTTGGGAGCATCGAGTCCGGCGTCGACTTCGAGAAGCGCATCCTCGCCATCTACCAAGAGTGCCGCACGCCCGAGGAGATCGATGCCGCGTTTCGTACACTGCAAGCGGAGATGGACGAGAGCATCCGCACCCGGATGGACGATACGCGCCGGAAGCTGTTCGAGCACTTCGACGAGGACGTGCATCAGCGCCTCCGACTTCAACTCGTTGATGCGAAAGCCCAGGTCGATCGGGTCGGCCAGCGGTTCTGGTCGCTGACCCGCTTCATGCTCGACGGCCGCGCCTGCTTCGACGACGGCGCGCTGGCCTTCGACCTCAACCGACCGCCCCGCGAAGAGATCGCGACGGGCCGCTACCACCTGATCTCGAAGTCGCATCCGCGCGCTGACGAAGGCGGTGGCGAGGAGCGCAGCCAGTTTCTGTACCGCATCTCTCACCCGCTGGGCGAGTACGTCGTGGACGCCGCGAAAGCCCTGGAGACGCCTCCGGCGCAGATTGTTTTCGACGTGTCGCAGCATCCGACCCGCATCCACGCGGTCGAAGCGCTCCGCGGCAAGAGCGGCTTTCTCACGCTCACGCGCTTCGTGGTCGATTCGTACGAGCGCGAAGAGTACCTGCTCTTCTCCGGATTCGATGAGAGCGGCGCGTCGCTCGACCAGGAGACGATGGAGGAGCTCTTCGGCTGTTCGGGGCGGGTGGAGGGCGCCGACGCGATCCCGGCCGCCGTGCACCAACGCCTCCCCGCCGAGGCGGAGCGTCACGCGAAGGCCACCCTGAGCCGCTCGCTGGAGCAGAACAGCGTCCACTTCAACCAGGCGCGCGAGAAGCTGGAGAAGTGGGCCGACGACATGGTGCTGTCAGCCGAGAAGGCGCTCGCCGATACCAAGGAGCAGATCAAGGCGTTGCGACGACAAGCGCGGCAGGCGGTGACGCTGGAAGAGCAGCATGAGATTCAAGAGAAGATTCAGAAGCTGGAGCGCCAGCAACGCCGGCAGCGCCAGGAGATCTTCAAGGTCGAAGACGAGATTATGGAGAAGCGTGACGGCCTGATCGAATCGCTGGAACGCCGCTTGGCCCAGAAGACAGAAACCGAACGCCTCTTCACGATCCGATGGACGGTGGAATGA